One stretch of Alphaproteobacteria bacterium DNA includes these proteins:
- a CDS encoding GNAT family N-acetyltransferase gives MSIITEITELENEMIIADARILLAEYGNYMYKDLKLNAGKKSFYKSLKFFPDYHYIKPQGNFWVIYSNKEAVACIGMRKFDVLSCEMKRMYVKPLFRKKGIGSILITTVLEEAKKLGFVKVLLDTNEEMIEAVNLYKNYGFTKTMPYCENENPHVVYFEYIL, from the coding sequence ATGTCAATAATTACCGAAATTACTGAACTTGAAAATGAAATGATAATTGCTGATGCAAGAATTTTATTAGCAGAATATGGCAATTATATGTACAAAGATCTTAAATTAAATGCTGGTAAAAAATCCTTTTATAAAAGTTTAAAGTTTTTTCCTGATTATCATTATATAAAACCACAAGGTAATTTTTGGGTTATTTATAGTAATAAAGAAGCTGTAGCATGTATAGGAATGCGTAAATTTGATGTTCTTTCTTGTGAAATGAAAAGAATGTATGTCAAACCGCTTTTTAGAAAAAAGGGAATAGGATCTATTTTAATAACAACTGTATTGGAAGAAGCAAAAAAACTCGGTTTTGTTAAAGTACTTTTAGATACAAATGAAGAAATGATAGAAGCTGTTAATTTATACAAAAATTATGGTTTTACAAAAACTATGCCTTATTGCGAAAATGAAAACCCTCATGTAGTTTATTTTGAATATATTCTTTGA
- a CDS encoding GNAT family N-acetyltransferase produces the protein MNEAKINIYLSQETDLQDIIIHHLCKLVNEAYEKGEFDMWKENIQRIDFQSMFKIIQNKSLFIAQIMNQIVGCIKINCINDKIAEFGMLATDEKYQNKGIGKNLIKTAETWAKSNNHTIMQLEILTPRNWVHPNKEFLKIWYTKMGYIYQSTLDVKKSYPELALDLKTECDFLIYQKLL, from the coding sequence ATGAATGAAGCAAAAATTAACATCTACCTTTCTCAAGAAACTGATCTACAAGATATAATTATCCATCATTTATGTAAATTGGTTAATGAAGCCTATGAAAAAGGCGAATTTGATATGTGGAAAGAAAATATTCAACGTATTGATTTTCAATCAATGTTTAAAATCATACAAAACAAATCATTATTTATTGCCCAAATTATGAATCAAATAGTTGGGTGTATTAAAATAAATTGTATTAATGATAAAATTGCTGAATTTGGTATGCTTGCCACAGATGAAAAATATCAAAATAAGGGAATTGGAAAAAATTTAATTAAAACCGCCGAAACATGGGCTAAATCTAATAATCACACCATCATGCAGCTAGAAATATTAACACCACGAAATTGGGTGCACCCTAATAAAGAATTTCTTAAAATTTGGTATACAAAAATGGGATATATATACCAATCAACCCTCGATGTTAAAAAATCATATCCCGAATTGGCTCTTGACTTAAAAACAGAATGCGATTTTCTTATTTATCAAAAATTACTATAA
- a CDS encoding ACT domain-containing protein, whose protein sequence is MISIKLQITPWHLAVCKLTENKIPTWAEASPFLNFTKTVSEFSLVCSAKDIPQNIQAEMDWRCLKIDGILDFSLIGVIAHLTQILASKQISVFVISTYDTDYILIKQEKFEEAIHLLKIEGYTFTEY, encoded by the coding sequence ATGATTTCGATTAAACTTCAAATTACTCCTTGGCATTTAGCTGTTTGTAAATTAACAGAAAATAAAATACCAACTTGGGCAGAAGCATCTCCTTTTCTTAATTTTACTAAAACAGTTTCAGAATTTTCTCTCGTATGTTCTGCAAAAGATATACCACAAAATATTCAAGCAGAAATGGATTGGCGCTGTCTTAAAATCGATGGAATACTTGATTTCTCTCTTATCGGTGTTATTGCGCATTTAACCCAAATTCTTGCGTCAAAACAAATTAGTGTTTTTGTCATTTCAACTTATGATACTGATTATATATTAATTAAACAGGAAAAATTTGAAGAAGCGATTCATCTATTAAAAATAGAAGGTTATACTTTCACAGAGTATTGA
- a CDS encoding VOC family protein encodes MFNSLQPFHLAFPVTDLAIAREFYGKVLDCQEGRVSNKSIVFNFFGHQLVAHLASHAKYHDTNLVDGDHVPIPHFGIVLTMDQWHHLVKKLQNAGAKFLIEPHIRFKGKSGEQATMFFLDPFGNALEFKAFNNTKGIFSK; translated from the coding sequence ATGTTTAATTCACTTCAACCTTTTCATCTTGCCTTTCCTGTGACAGATCTTGCCATAGCACGGGAGTTTTACGGTAAAGTATTAGATTGCCAGGAAGGTCGCGTTTCAAATAAATCTATTGTTTTTAATTTTTTTGGTCATCAACTTGTTGCCCACCTTGCATCCCATGCCAAATACCATGATACTAATCTTGTAGATGGTGATCATGTTCCTATCCCCCATTTTGGGATAGTTTTAACAATGGATCAATGGCATCATTTGGTTAAAAAACTACAGAACGCAGGTGCAAAATTTTTAATTGAACCTCATATCCGTTTTAAAGGTAAAAGTGGTGAACAAGCCACTATGTTTTTCCTTGATCCCTTTGGTAATGCCTTAGAATTTAAAGCTTTTAATAATACAAAAGGAATTTTTTCAAAATAA
- the hppD gene encoding 4-hydroxyphenylpyruvate dioxygenase, with translation MGTDGFEFVEFTAPDISVLDKLFTNMGFALIARHRSKNVLLYKQGKINFIVNGEREGFSQDFAKAHGPSCCAIAFRVRDAGRALQRALSLGAKQVSNRIGPMELNIPVIEGIGGSHIYLIDQLFYEKWSIYDIDFVPVSNNAPIEPEGLGLTYIDHLTHNVYQGRMDVWADFYERIFNFREIRYFDIEGKLTGLKSRALTSPCGKIRIPINESADDKSQIAEYLDIYKGEGIQHIALGTDDIYRTVELMNQKGVKFLAPPPVTYYEMVPNRLPNHNENIERLQKNSILIDGSSTGGLLLQIFTETVIGPIFFEVIQRKGDEGFGEGNFRALFESIEQDQLRRGVLKEE, from the coding sequence ATGGGTACGGATGGATTTGAATTTGTTGAATTTACAGCACCTGATATTTCTGTGCTTGATAAATTATTTACAAATATGGGGTTTGCCTTAATTGCTCGTCATCGTTCAAAAAATGTATTATTATATAAACAAGGTAAGATAAATTTTATTGTTAATGGTGAACGAGAAGGGTTTAGCCAAGATTTTGCAAAAGCCCACGGTCCAAGTTGTTGTGCTATAGCTTTTCGAGTTCGTGATGCAGGAAGGGCGCTACAACGAGCTTTATCCCTTGGTGCTAAACAAGTGTCAAATCGTATTGGCCCGATGGAATTAAATATACCTGTTATTGAAGGTATTGGTGGTAGTCATATATATCTTATTGATCAATTATTTTATGAAAAATGGAGCATCTATGATATAGATTTTGTTCCTGTGTCAAATAACGCACCCATAGAACCAGAAGGTTTGGGGCTTACTTATATTGATCATCTTACACATAATGTTTATCAGGGTAGAATGGATGTGTGGGCAGATTTCTATGAGCGTATTTTTAATTTTCGTGAGATTAGATATTTTGATATTGAAGGAAAATTAACAGGTCTGAAATCACGTGCATTAACAAGTCCTTGTGGAAAAATTAGAATACCAATTAATGAAAGTGCAGATGATAAAAGCCAAATTGCAGAATATTTAGATATTTATAAGGGTGAAGGGATTCAACATATTGCTTTAGGTACAGATGATATTTACCGTACAGTTGAATTAATGAATCAAAAAGGTGTTAAATTTTTAGCTCCACCTCCGGTTACTTATTATGAAATGGTACCTAATCGGTTACCAAATCATAATGAAAATATTGAAAGATTGCAGAAAAATTCTATTCTAATCGATGGATCATCGACAGGTGGTTTGTTATTACAAATTTTCACTGAAACAGTTATTGGCCCTATTTTTTTTGAAGTTATTCAAAGAAAAGGTGATGAAGGTTTTGGTGAAGGTAATTTTAGAGCTTTATTTGAATCAATTGAACAAGATCAATTACGCCGTGGGGTTTTAAAAGAAGAATAA
- a CDS encoding cytochrome b/b6 domain-containing protein, with protein sequence MSINHLTSRYPLVIRILHWLIVLMLIIQFMPLYINQKELTDFQRQFIGMPTHFSLGVTIGLFMLLRVLIRSFSTSPTLPADFPVVFKIVARLVQTLLYILIIIMPIIGLLMMNAGGYSLNWWGSFEIPKIIGQDQELRHTLKEVHEANAFLILGLIGLHILGSFYHYFIRKDQVLKSMWFN encoded by the coding sequence ATGTCAATAAATCATTTAACCAGCCGCTATCCTTTAGTAATTAGAATTTTGCATTGGTTAATTGTTTTAATGCTTATTATTCAATTTATGCCACTTTATATAAATCAAAAGGAATTGACAGATTTTCAACGTCAATTTATTGGTATGCCTACCCATTTTTCATTGGGTGTTACTATTGGCCTTTTTATGCTACTTCGCGTATTAATACGTTCATTTTCAACATCACCTACTTTACCTGCTGATTTTCCAGTTGTATTTAAAATTGTGGCGAGACTAGTACAAACTTTACTTTATATACTTATTATTATTATGCCTATTATTGGACTTTTAATGATGAATGCTGGAGGATACTCTTTAAATTGGTGGGGTAGTTTTGAAATCCCTAAGATTATTGGCCAAGATCAGGAATTAAGACATACGTTGAAAGAAGTTCATGAAGCAAATGCTTTTTTAATTTTAGGATTAATTGGGTTACATATTTTGGGATCTTTCTATCATTATTTTATTAGAAAAGATCAGGTATTAAAAAGTATGTGGTTTAATTAA